A window of the Tepidamorphus gemmatus genome harbors these coding sequences:
- a CDS encoding cupin domain-containing protein — translation MSTAPHLHDASTRQDLLDWGPQPDAISGASHSTGRLVHKGPDNRPEVGIWVCTPGCWRLTIPRDEFCHFVAGRATYRHDGGEVIEITPGTVVCFPAGWTGTCEVHETLRNTYYLTDREPAP, via the coding sequence TTGAGCACCGCCCCGCATCTGCACGACGCTTCCACCCGCCAGGATCTGCTGGACTGGGGCCCCCAGCCCGACGCGATCTCGGGCGCCTCGCACTCGACCGGCCGGCTCGTGCACAAGGGGCCGGACAACCGGCCAGAGGTCGGCATCTGGGTCTGCACCCCGGGCTGTTGGCGCCTGACCATTCCGCGGGACGAATTCTGCCACTTCGTTGCCGGTCGGGCGACCTACAGGCACGACGGCGGCGAGGTGATCGAGATCACGCCCGGCACGGTCGTGTGCTTCCCCGCCGGCTGGACGGGAACCTGCGAGGTGCACGAGACCTTGCGTAACACCTACTACCTGACCGACAGGGAGCCCGCGCCATGA
- a CDS encoding ABC transporter permease has protein sequence MAEPAPAVRRALGAHLALVFAFLYAPIAVLAALSFNDGGLPTVWTGFSTKWYAALLGNAEILGAARNTLIVGIVSTAIATVLGTALALGIETRARRGRAIEALVFAPMIIPDIVLAIALLSFFSLLGVPMGLHTIIVSHVVFNLAFVSAVVRARLKGFDWSVTEASRDLGASAATTFRRVTLPLILPAVVAGALLAFTLSVDEFIIAFFTAGSGRASTTLPMQIYAMIRFGVTPEVNALAVIVMLVSVAAVTLAQRFDRGMVAR, from the coding sequence ATGGCTGAACCCGCGCCCGCCGTTCGCCGGGCGCTGGGCGCCCACCTCGCGCTGGTCTTCGCCTTCCTCTACGCGCCGATCGCCGTTCTGGCGGCGCTGTCGTTCAACGACGGCGGGCTGCCGACAGTCTGGACCGGCTTCTCGACGAAATGGTACGCGGCGCTTCTCGGCAATGCCGAGATCCTCGGTGCCGCGCGGAACACGCTGATCGTCGGCATCGTCTCCACCGCGATCGCCACCGTGCTCGGCACGGCCCTGGCGTTGGGCATCGAGACACGGGCGCGCCGGGGCCGGGCCATCGAGGCGCTGGTCTTTGCGCCCATGATCATCCCCGACATCGTGCTGGCGATCGCGCTGCTGTCGTTCTTCTCGCTGCTCGGGGTCCCGATGGGCCTGCACACGATCATCGTCAGCCACGTGGTCTTCAACCTGGCCTTCGTCTCGGCCGTGGTGCGGGCGCGGCTGAAGGGGTTCGACTGGTCGGTGACGGAGGCCTCGCGCGACCTCGGCGCCAGCGCCGCCACCACGTTCCGCAGGGTGACGCTGCCGCTGATCCTGCCCGCGGTCGTGGCCGGGGCGCTCCTGGCCTTCACGCTCTCGGTCGACGAGTTCATCATCGCCTTCTTCACCGCCGGGTCCGGGCGGGCTTCCACGACGCTGCCGATGCAGATCTACGCGATGATCCGCTTCGGCGTGACGCCCGAGGTCAATGCCCTGGCGGTGATCGTCATGCTGGTGTCGGTCGCGGCCGTGACGCTGGCGCAGCGGTTCGACCGCGGGATGGTCGCGCGATGA
- a CDS encoding ABC transporter permease, with the protein MAPALAWLVALMVLPCALVLALAFFRRGIYGGIDYTFTLENFALLADPLYAGIFLTSARVAGLATAIAVVIGYGAAYAIAAAPRRRQPLLLFLAVLPFWSNYLIRTYAWIVLLNREGLLTQGLRLLGYTGEPPSLLYTEGAVITGLVYNYLPFVILACYAPLSRLNPELAEASRDLGAGRFTTFRRVVLPVTLHGVAAGAVFVFVLSIGNFVTPALLGGGKFQMIGNLVYAQFLTANDWPFGAALSTALIAIMLVLLLVQARATERGAGQAREATDG; encoded by the coding sequence ATGGCTCCGGCGCTGGCCTGGCTGGTGGCCCTGATGGTCCTGCCCTGCGCGCTGGTCCTCGCGCTGGCCTTCTTCCGGCGCGGGATCTACGGCGGGATCGACTACACCTTCACTCTCGAGAACTTCGCGCTGCTGGCCGATCCGCTCTATGCCGGCATCTTTCTCACCTCGGCCCGTGTCGCCGGCCTCGCCACGGCGATCGCGGTGGTGATCGGCTACGGCGCGGCCTATGCCATCGCCGCCGCGCCGCGCCGCCGCCAGCCGCTGCTGTTGTTCCTGGCGGTGTTGCCGTTCTGGTCCAACTACCTGATCCGCACCTATGCCTGGATCGTGCTGCTCAACCGCGAGGGGCTGCTGACGCAGGGCCTGCGGCTGCTGGGCTACACGGGCGAGCCGCCGTCGCTTCTCTACACCGAGGGGGCGGTGATCACGGGACTGGTCTACAACTATCTGCCCTTCGTCATCCTGGCCTGCTACGCGCCGCTGTCGCGACTGAACCCCGAGCTTGCGGAAGCCTCGCGCGATCTGGGCGCCGGGCGCTTCACCACCTTCCGGCGCGTGGTCCTTCCCGTGACGTTGCACGGCGTGGCCGCGGGGGCCGTCTTCGTCTTCGTGCTGTCGATCGGCAACTTCGTCACCCCGGCGCTGCTGGGCGGGGGCAAGTTCCAGATGATCGGCAACCTCGTCTATGCACAGTTCCTCACCGCCAACGACTGGCCCTTCGGCGCGGCCCTGTCAACGGCGCTGATCGCCATCATGCTGGTGCTGCTGCTCGTGCAGGCGCGGGCGACGGAGCGCGGGGCGGGACAGGCGCGGGAGGCCACCGATGGCTGA
- a CDS encoding ABC transporter ATP-binding protein — protein sequence MSVLLAIEGVTRRFGPVTALDRVTLEIRENEFFALLGASGSGKTTLLRMLAGFEQPQEGRIRLDGADITRLPPERRPVNLMFQSYALFPHMTVRGNVAYGLEMERLPRREIDARVNEILETTQLAALAERRPDQLSGGQKQRVALARALVKRPRLLLLDEPLGALDKKLRAAMQLELKRLQHEVGITFVVVTHDQEEALVMADRIAILRDGRVEQVGTPHEVYEAPSNRNVADFIGLMNFFEEGGRTLAIRPERIALFPTEADRTVAGRVVARAYHGLDLMVHVATPLAPQPLVVRVTADAADRRPVAEGDSVTLGWNTADVRTFES from the coding sequence ATGAGCGTGCTTCTGGCCATCGAGGGCGTGACACGGCGTTTCGGCCCGGTGACGGCGCTTGACCGCGTGACCCTCGAGATCCGCGAGAACGAGTTCTTCGCACTCCTCGGCGCCTCGGGGTCAGGCAAGACGACGCTCCTGCGGATGCTCGCCGGCTTCGAGCAGCCCCAGGAAGGGAGGATCCGGCTCGACGGCGCCGACATCACCCGGTTGCCGCCGGAGCGCAGACCGGTGAACCTGATGTTCCAGTCCTACGCGCTGTTCCCGCACATGACTGTGCGCGGCAACGTCGCCTACGGGCTGGAGATGGAGCGCCTGCCGCGACGCGAGATCGACGCGCGGGTGAACGAGATCCTGGAGACGACCCAGCTTGCGGCGCTGGCCGAGCGCAGGCCCGATCAGCTTTCGGGCGGCCAGAAGCAGCGCGTGGCGCTGGCCCGCGCGCTGGTGAAGCGGCCGCGGCTGCTGCTTCTGGACGAGCCCCTGGGCGCGCTGGACAAGAAGCTTCGCGCGGCGATGCAGCTCGAACTCAAACGGTTGCAGCACGAGGTCGGGATCACCTTCGTCGTGGTGACGCACGATCAGGAGGAAGCGCTCGTCATGGCCGACCGCATCGCCATCCTGAGGGACGGACGCGTCGAGCAGGTGGGCACGCCGCACGAGGTCTACGAGGCCCCGTCGAACCGCAATGTCGCGGATTTCATCGGCCTGATGAACTTCTTCGAGGAGGGCGGCCGCACCCTGGCGATCAGGCCCGAGCGCATCGCGCTGTTCCCGACCGAGGCTGACCGGACGGTCGCAGGCCGGGTCGTCGCGCGGGCCTATCACGGCCTCGATCTGATGGTGCACGTTGCAACCCCGCTCGCGCCGCAGCCGCTGGTGGTGCGGGTCACGGCCGATGCCGCCGACCGGCGCCCGGTTGCGGAGGGCGATTCCGTCACGCTCGGCTGGAACACGGCCGATGTCCGAACCTTCGAGTCCTGA
- a CDS encoding glycosyltransferase, translating into MAQKTFAFFPEAAYGPALNSVGIAQAVQALGHRAVFLSDPGFVAVYEGYGFEAHPVALSEPMPPEQMAKFWEDFINGHIPNFRKSPYEQIDTYVKDCWTAIVESAKWAQKDLPGVLSRVKPDVIAVDNVILFPAIKQYGVPWVRIISCSENEIEDEDIPPHLSGCGEKDYACHRAFRERFNEVIKPIHDDFNAFLEQNGEAPYPLGQFFETSPYLNLLLYPEPVKFTRRHPLDPARFQYLEGCVRKEAPYEVPTFARNNDGPLIYVSFGSLGAGDTELLKRIIAAIGKSRFRALVNIGDYASAYSDLPDNVHVSNWFPQPSVIPQVDAVIHHGGNNSFTECLYFGKPAIIMPYVWDGHDNATRVQETGHGFKMPRYDWTETELLAKLEACLADKAMAARLAATSRHMQAQNGPTKAAKLLEGLLA; encoded by the coding sequence ATGGCCCAGAAGACCTTTGCCTTCTTCCCCGAAGCGGCCTACGGCCCGGCGCTGAATTCGGTCGGGATTGCCCAGGCCGTCCAGGCGCTGGGCCACAGGGCGGTGTTCCTGTCCGACCCGGGCTTCGTGGCGGTCTACGAGGGTTACGGTTTCGAGGCCCATCCGGTGGCCCTGTCGGAACCGATGCCGCCCGAGCAGATGGCGAAGTTCTGGGAGGACTTCATCAATGGCCACATCCCGAACTTCCGCAAGTCGCCCTACGAGCAGATCGACACCTACGTGAAGGACTGCTGGACGGCGATCGTCGAAAGCGCCAAGTGGGCGCAGAAGGATCTGCCGGGCGTCCTGTCGCGCGTGAAGCCGGATGTCATCGCGGTGGACAACGTCATCCTCTTCCCGGCGATCAAGCAGTATGGCGTACCCTGGGTGCGCATCATCTCGTGTTCTGAGAACGAGATCGAGGACGAGGACATCCCGCCCCACCTTTCGGGCTGCGGCGAGAAGGACTACGCCTGTCACCGAGCCTTTCGCGAACGCTTCAACGAGGTCATCAAGCCGATCCACGACGATTTCAACGCCTTCCTCGAGCAGAACGGCGAGGCGCCGTATCCCCTGGGCCAGTTCTTCGAGACCTCGCCCTACCTCAATCTGCTGCTCTACCCCGAGCCGGTGAAGTTCACCCGCCGCCACCCGCTCGACCCGGCGCGGTTCCAATATCTAGAGGGCTGCGTGCGGAAGGAGGCGCCCTACGAGGTGCCGACCTTCGCCCGCAACAACGACGGGCCTCTGATCTATGTCTCCTTTGGCTCCCTGGGCGCGGGGGACACAGAGCTTCTGAAGCGGATCATCGCCGCGATCGGCAAGTCCCGCTTCCGCGCCCTCGTCAACATCGGCGACTATGCCTCCGCCTATTCCGACCTGCCGGACAATGTGCACGTGTCGAACTGGTTCCCGCAGCCCTCGGTCATCCCGCAGGTCGATGCGGTGATCCACCACGGCGGCAACAACTCCTTCACCGAGTGCCTCTATTTCGGCAAGCCCGCGATCATCATGCCCTACGTCTGGGACGGCCACGACAACGCCACCCGGGTGCAGGAGACCGGGCACGGCTTCAAGATGCCGCGCTACGACTGGACTGAGACCGAGCTTCTGGCCAAGCTCGAGGCCTGCCTCGCCGACAAGGCCATGGCGGCCCGTCTCGCGGCCACCTCGCGCCACATGCAGGCGCAGAACGGCCCGACCAAGGCGGCCAAGCTGCTGGAGGGGCTTCTGGCTTGA
- a CDS encoding cupin domain-containing protein: MTATPLMRRPLEQTDLVDWGVIPTMLEGASHTSGRVIHRGPNGESECGLWVCTPGKWACHVTRDEFCHFLDGRCTYVHESGEIIEIMPDTVAFFPQGWKGVCTVHETVRKVYMIR, from the coding sequence ATGACCGCAACGCCGCTGATGCGCAGACCGCTCGAACAGACCGACCTCGTGGACTGGGGCGTGATTCCGACCATGCTGGAAGGCGCCTCGCACACCTCCGGACGTGTGATCCATAGAGGCCCGAACGGCGAGAGCGAATGCGGGCTCTGGGTCTGCACGCCGGGCAAGTGGGCCTGCCACGTCACCCGCGACGAGTTCTGCCACTTCCTCGATGGCCGCTGCACCTATGTCCACGAGAGCGGCGAGATCATCGAGATCATGCCCGATACCGTCGCCTTCTTCCCGCAGGGCTGGAAGGGCGTCTGCACCGTCCACGAGACGGTCCGCAAGGTGTACATGAT